The sequence AGACGAGCTTCAATCTCTTGGGAAAGACACAACTGGTATTCTGTCATATCCTGTAGTTGAAACATTGCAGATGTATCTCAATTTCCAATAAATAAGGGACAGCTTCGCCAAGGTTAGATCTTTTTGCTATGACATTACAAACAAGTAAAAGTAACAGATTCTATAAAGAAAAGATATTTTTGGTTGGAGAAAATAAAACATaagtaaataaaatgaaaataaagaaagTGAACTATTGCCAGAACCATAATGTAGTTTGTACCGTTGACAATGGTGTTTGTTGGAGCTGTGTTTGCCATAAATATGCAGGTGTAATTCCAAGAAAGCAATTGGGAACACCTCCAACCCCAGGTTCTAGAGTATCAGTACCACTAAGAGAAAGATTGTTGTTTGCGGCACCAGCAGTGCTAGTCACAGTATTATAATTTGTTGAGTTGGAGCTTGAGCTGACCGTAACACTGGTACTAGTACTTTCTAGAGAACTGCGTGACATTGTGCTACATTTTTCAATTTCTTCCTCATGAATTTCGCCATCTTTGGAGATGAGAGGCAGCCTTAGTCTTTGAGCTGCTTCTGAAACGATCATACGATGCTCTAATGTCTCGTACAACTGATATGGACAGGTTCACCCGTTTTAGACAATTTAATAACTCAGTTATAGAATAGAATACTGAGGGTGTTGAGCAACTAAAGAAGATTGAGTTGTCTTTTTGACATTTAAtgataatgaaatatacaaatCTATTACTTTTGATATCTTTTAAGCTAACGGTTAAATAAAAGTTAATGATTTTGCATGAACATCCATATCACTAATGTGAAATCATATGGAGACTGTGGTCTTTACATGGGAGTTAAATGGCATCCTTCTACAGATTCATTTGATGCAGAAACTAATAGAAAAGAAGATAATTAACTGAAATGAGATTCCTATTTAAAATTCAAGATACTAAGAACTTGTTCAGAATTAGGATCAGAAGGGCCAAATCATGACTTGAGTAAACTTAATGTAAAATGcatctcaaaaacaaaaacaaaaagcaggACAAAGGGTTTGTCGAACTGAAACCACCTGAGGAGGGTTCTTCCAGCCCAACTGCAGATATAAACCTTGCACATCTCGAATGCCTCCAAGGTTAACCACTGAAACTGCTTGTTGATACTCCTCCACCATTGCACTTGCCTCACTATACAATGCCTACGTCAAAATCCAAACCCACcacccaaacacacacacacacacacacacgcacattgCAAAATCAATGCCAGATAAAAACAACCAGTTCAATCAACACAAACCTAAAAATTAAACAGAAGTACCATGGCTTCCAAGTAACGCAATCTTTCCCGGGACATTTCCTCCCTTGCCTGCAGAAACAGTCAACATTttgtaaaaaccaaatcaattGTAAATTGTGTAAAGGATCTGCAGCCACATTGCTTTTTATGGTTTGCAGCCACATTTTCTAGGCAACCAAACAAGGCAGGaaaatgtatatgtatatgtgtatgtatatatagatatatatatatatatatagagagagagagagagagagtacgagTTGGAGGTCGAGGTAGGCAGATTTGGAGACGAGAGAACCATCGGAAGCCAAGCAGTGGCGCTCCAGCTGATCAATGACTTGGGTCAAATCCGATGGCAGGTTTTGCCCTTGTTGTTGTTGCAGTCCCTTCGCCATTTTCCTAAGCTTTTGCTATTCGCCCCCACTCGTTCCCCAAAACGTCGTCGTCGTCTTCTACTTTTTCGTTCTTGAGGATTCCACTCAACAGTCACAGTCTCACGGGAGTTCAAGATCCCAGGCCGGCCGACCTTTCAACGACTGCTAGCAGAATTTAATTACCAAAACACCCTCGTCTTCGACGAAGTCGTTTCTCTTGACAATTTAATACAAAAAAGAAAGCGAAAAACAACCATATCCGATCCAAATATGAAGAGATTAACGAAAAAGAGTAAACTGTCATTTaaccccctgaactatcacgtgagtttcaatttcccccctaaactatttttttagccaattgacCCCCTAAACTGTGTTAAAGTGGCCAATTAACCCCCTACCGTTAAGTATCTTTAACTCCATCCAATTTTCTGTTAGAAAGTGTCATGTGCTTGGCACATGACcacctttttacattttatgtctaaatctttacaaagaaaacatatataacaaatattaaaaaaaaaaaacttacaaaccctaaacttaatcatttaaaataatagaaaaggtaaggctttttatattaacaccccacaaaatgttgaatgcacctcatattaaaatttaatattaaatgacttatttactccactatgaaatgacaattttgaccttattaggttttaaaaaaaaaaattataattacaccctaaatcacttttagcgtattatttatcttcttaactatcaaaaccctctcatcctccattgttgaacaaaatcctaaccaatgaaactacaaatatgttgattgagaaaaattgtttttgacgaatgaaacacgaaatcgatgtttctgaagcttcacatgagataagacttcacatttttcattgttttagtgatttcgatgatatcgataattatttaatcttgcgtttgctgcattatttttcaatatgaaccctaaaagatgaatatgaatatgaatatgaatatataagtttaaataatgcagcaaacgcaagattaaataattatcgatgtcatcgaaatcactaaaacaatgaaaaatgtgaagtcttacctcatgtgaagcttcaaaaacatcgatttcgtgtttcattcgtcaaaaacaatttttctcaatcaacatgtttgtaatttcattggttagagttttgttcaacaatgtaggatgagagggttttgatagttgagaagataaataatacgctaaaaatgatttggggtgtatttataatttttttttaaacctaataaggtcaaaattgtcattacataaataagtcatttaatattaaattttaatatggggtgcattcaatattttatggggtgttaatataaaaagccttaccttttctattattttgaatgattaagtttagggtttgtatgttttttttttttaatatttgttttatatgttttctttgtaaagatttagacataaaatgtaaaaaggtgGTCATGTGCCAAGCACATGACACTTTCTAACAGAAAATTGGATGGAGTTAAAGATACTTAACGGTAGGGGGTTAATTGGCCACTTTAACATAGTTTAGGGGGTCAATTGGCTGAAAAaatagttcaggggggaaattgaaactcacgtgatagttcagggggttaaatgacagtttactctaacgaaaaaatttcggtattatttattttaatgaaaaattatatttttacattaaaaatttaatgctgatactatttactttaccgtTAATTAAAAGGTTAAATTGTAAGGAGATTAGGTCATATCCAATACAAAGAGTTAAAGgttcaaaagccaaaaaatgATTTGATTTGTTCAAAAACTCATCTCCAACTAATAGATAGGCTATAATTTTATAAAGCTCACCAAGCCATTATTTGGCCAAAGGGGTATCAGGTTAGCCAACCGTAGACCCCCCCTCTTAGCCCTTTTTTTTGGACCCAGCTCCTCAATtgcaataattaattcaaattcaatgaCTAGATTTGAAAACATCCAAAACGGTAGTTCAattaaattaactaataaatttaaagtataaactgaaaactaataaattattgaagggGAAATGTTTAGCCCCTTCAGTTAGAGATGATATATGAGTATAGCCTGACActgtttatttaaaaataattttttttgtagggCTATAATTCTGAACAAGGCTATACTTAGCTctttcagttggagatgacTTTAGTTTTGGTCCTTGTAACCCTAATATTGATCATCCAAAATACCTTAAATTGCCGTTGAAAACTTCAAAATTTACAATTAAACTAAATGAAGTTAAATTAATGGGTGGTTTATGGTtgacttatattttatttttaaatagtttttttgtgacaaaaaaaaattatttaaataaaaaacttaattttctaaaattttcaaatcataaTAAAAACTTAATTTAACATGCAAAGGTCAATTGTCACACGCGTAAGTATGTGGTAAGAGGCTAGTTAAGTTGAAgttaaaaaagaaattttagTAAAAAATAAGTAAACGATAAAAATGAAACAATCAAAATTGTTTTTGGGTTATGGTCTTTGGCGCTtgtgttatttttattaaatgtttttctattaattttagAGTGCTATTAAGCCTCATCCCATTGTTCTATTTTGTCACGGCCCGTCTCGAAATTCATTTATCAGTAGTGTAAAATGACAGCTTTATCCCTGGACAGGAAAATGGTAGTGTGTATGTGTGACATATTGAGACTTAGAGGTTGTTATGTGGTCTTGGATTGGTGACCACGTGgatcacacacacaccacacttactccttctctcttcttcccatgctctctctctcatctctcagaCTCACTCTCTCATTCTTCTTGTACGAACAAACACCAAGGACTTCTCAAACCTCAcagatcgaggaagaaaatggtaccattgtgttcgtgaggaccctacgagttcaaaggtatcaatttcaggtaaggaaaccttcgatttcacatGGAAACCCTAGCCCCGATTTTGGTCACTATTCATGTGGACGTAAATATGTTggtttcagggaatttcaagctcatagAGAGttttaggaggtcctaaggaggCTCGGGGTGGTTTGTTGGAtaaatttggacgtcgggatagcTAGTTTCGAAGTTTACCGGATTATCGAGCTTCCTCAGGTAAATTCTAGTGGATTTCAAGGCTTAAAAATggtataacgtgattctacatgttgttAGCTTTCCAAttgttcaaatttcatgaaaatggtgcaaaaatgaagaagttaggatgatttaagtatttttccagaaaccagCGAAGTCACCGGCGATcggcgactcgccggagaagacaaagaataatccgtcagttttgacggaatatgctgacGTCATCAGTTAGTTTGGACGGTTACCGttgggttttaacggaatattcctaacggcagttagggaatccgtcaaGATTCCCTGCGCGTGGCAGTGTGTTTTGCCATGCACTCGCCAGCGCGTGGGGGTGCGTGAAgtttccaaaacattttttgaaaatttaGGGATGATCctaaggttgtgtaggtcactgtggtatattcatatacccaatttaagctatgtatgagaagttattagctagttttgtctatgtgctttaaaataacgtttttatagttaattcgcatatatgtgagacttatcccaaggacgaacgtatccacgggcgactcgggggttacgacccgtcgacataccagtgagtaggcttttgattttcaatatatatttatatacttgatattttcccagaaatatgtgtttaaataatagtatgccataaatgccatgcatataagtttataattcatACGTGAATTGGTATGtgatgctttatatatataaatgtggtgctgtgaacgctcaggtaagctcaggtaagttgggtttggttatgtgaatcatcgatgatatgatatgtgattgaataatgttgagtaggggtgggttcgattcaaatcggttcggttttttgccaaaaccgaaaccaaaccgaaattttggtttggttcggttcggttcggttcattgttttttcggtttctttcggttcggtttcgattttttgtttttttttatttcaaaaaatgaaaaacattgaaattttaaattttaacatctctaacacaatcataacataagcattctaactagaatcaaagacaatgaaaataaacatttaaagttgaactaaaatcatcaatcaagtcttccaaagtccaaactaacagcctcacaacacaaaaatcgtacaaatgacttagaaaagttaaattgtatgatgttgttcaaagatcaggggTGTTAacttgtaactgcatgttgacaacttgattagtaaaagtaatgtgtggatggatttatttagtgtgtgttggattcttttccatcacaaattacgcaagtaatctacccgaaataaatgtttatggattctgttacatgttatatgagagtagatttggaaaaaaaagttgGGGCAaaagtagacagtgctatggagatggatatAAGTACTTCAGGATGAGGTTTGGTTCcagaaccttatatgggggagaaataataggttagggtttagagtttttataggccttttttaaatattttgagcttaaagtttggcaacactttgggtttagcacattttaacttacaattgggtttagaaaataatacccaaaacaaataattaaataaataatttaatttaattaattcggttcggttcggtttgattcggtttctagatcactaaaaccgaaccgaaccaaaagaattcggttcggttcggttttttcaattcggttcggttttttcggtttcggtttggttcggttttcggttttttgaacccacccctaatgttgagctcataaattgcacttagggtgattgtgatttagccatagATATGGCCCAGGCtcgtttattatgtcaccttcCGCACcgtatgctcatattggatccaatttaggtgtacagtcttgtcgtacaaaccttatttatggttccaactcgtaggtgactagcgatttatcacccaactattatgtgagagtagtattgagcataattatattacacccattattgtcgtatGGACTTTTTTGtgtggttccgactcttgtgcagtatgttGTTGTATAGGttattgtagtgactccggctagagtaacttttgagctatgaattcagccgtacagactaccatagGGGTTCCGGCtcacatgttatatttctatgaaactattcttacctgaattgcttcctctattatatcttggcatgacatacatttgaatatgattatgtgaagtataaattgaattgatatgatttcatatatatttatgtatatgcttatatcttgattctgggaaaaattatacatattttacagtgaggggtttgatatgttattaaatgaaatggttttgtaaaacatttgtttttgcccactcacgttttctgttttgcacccctccaggtttaaggtaagcttgttgttggtggcttgagggcGTCGGCAATTctgacctatctaaataatagtggGACATTCCTgatactgtataactagtacttgtcctactagactgtacctagacttattatgctctgattatgagtGTTTACTTTTGTAACTAACTTCTATCACTTCCTATTTAGTAGTGCACTTTAGTAACTTGGTTTccaattattcgtatatttcctatcattattgcttccgcactgtgcacatggctacgtcactcttacgtgacggccagcatgcatTGATctcgatcggggtgtgtcagtttggtatcagagcctaggtttagcagtcctgtataattcttaaatgttctaatccttgtgatgtcttacgtcagaactatgccgcctcgtagagagtcCCGTCACTCagctgagcctagtttccctgatagtactcaattaggggaagctatagtgGCTGCCCTTCAGACTGCTTTCCGTCCTCCCTAGAAGACACCTCTTAAGACTGTGTACAACCTGAAACTGAATCACTTCATTGGAAATGAAGGTCATGAGGGGGCAGAAAAGTGGCTTAATCATATTGAGAAGATCTTTcttgtgatgcagagtcaagggAATCTTTTTCCTGATAAGTGGGTCGAGACGAATACCTGGTTTTTGAGAGAGCGacctgcatcctggtggagacatGAGTCTTACTAGTTGACCCTAGCAGAGATTGCGGACTGGGGAGTATTTAAAAAGTTGTTTTGAAAAAGGttcattcctcctgagtatattgatcgtaagaaacaagagtttactcaTTTGAAGCAAGGAAAGATGTCAACTAATGAGTATTATAGGATGTTTACTGATCTGTCGAGGTATGATccagaggttgctgctaatccggttgAGATGCTTCGTCGCTTCAGATTGGGTTCTAAAAAGAAATAGTGTTCCATAGCGACATCGACTCACTGTGccacttaccaggagttttatgaggttttaTTGCAGAGTAAGGACTCAGAAAACATGCCCAAtgaaagtgaggatgaggaaggaaaGAATGGGGGCCAGAGACGAGATGAtaaaggaaaagggcaagcatTTCAGGGACCTCGCAAGACCCAGAATTTTAAGATGAGTGGTGGCAGTTCCAACTCTTCTAGCAGGGGATTGAGTTCCAGCTCTTCCAGAGGCAGAGAGATTTTAGTGGTCCAGGTGGTTTCGGTGCCCCTTTATGCCATAggtgtaataataggcattttggggagtgtaggagaggcaacagtggatgttttacttgtggttAGATGGGTCATAGGGCTGCTCAATGCCCTCAAAGTCAGCAGAGACCCCAGCAGCCTTCCTTCCCACCACCTGCACCGACCCAGCAAGCTTTAAGATCTGGTGGTTATACTCAGACTGGGCGAGAAGGTGCCCACCAATATCAGGATGATGCCGCTCCTTACACCTCAGGACAGTAGCAGTACTCCCAGGATCCTCAGTATCAGAGTAGGTACCCTTAGTACCAAGGAGGATCTATGTCTTATCAGCCACATTCAGCCGGAGGATCTTAGTGGTACCAAGGGGGACATCCCCAGCAGGGAGAGATTGCTGTtagtagtgcaggatcttcgAGGCAGTCGGGTTAACAGAGGCAGGGACGTGGTGTTCATGCCAACAGAGGTTGCGGTAGATGACAACAGAATCAGGCGCGTATCTACAAcatgtcactgcaagatgcccagaataatccagatttaatcatgggtacgttaaatattcttggtcattttgctagagtattgattgattgttaAGTGACGCAACCCCATCCTGGGCATCCCCATCCTACACGTTTTGTTATTCTGGGCATCGTGAGCCAAATATCCCCATCCccatccctgacaaccttttgaCAACAATACGACAGCAGAATCCTACACAttttgttatttctcatacatttgctcaagtgacgcaacctcatcctacacctctaagatataatttagagttttctatgccaagaggggataaatgttttgtggatcgggtatatccaggatgtacAGTGATAGTAGAGGATGTTGTCATGCTGACTAATCTTATGCCtttggatattatggattttgatgtgattttaggcactgattggttgcactataatTGTGCCAAGATAGACTGTTATAGAAAGATAGTCACATTTCATTGacctggattacctgaagttacatttgtaggagagcctagtggggtgaggcatggtattatttcaACCATGAAAGCAAAAAGATTGTTGtcaaaaggttgtcagggatatttggctcatgtggtaTTGAACGATGATactcctagtagtgtggaggatgttcgtgtggTCAGATATTTTCCAGATGTATTCCCTGAagatttgcctggattgccgccagTTAGAGATGTGAAGTTTGTTATTGATTTTCTTCCAAGTATGAATCCTATATCCttaactccttatagaatggctcctgctaaattaagggaattgaaagttccgttgcaagagttagtggataaaggttttatttagcctagtacttcaccttggggagctccagttttatttgtgagaaagaaagatggaactttgagggtGTGCAtcgattacaggcaattgaatcgggtaaccattaagaaccgttatccattgcctcttatagatgatttatttgatcaactcagaggtgcctgtgtattttctaagattgacttgaggtcaggttactaccagttgaagattaaaaatgaagatgtccctaaaaccgcatttaggactcgatatggtcattatgagttcctTGTGATgtcattcgggttaactaatgcaccaacaacttttatggatttgatgaatcgagtattccagccatatttggataggtttgttattgtcttcattgacgatattctggtatactctaagtctaaggctgagcatgctagacatctgaagttgttgttaagcagtttgagggaacaccagcTATATGCTAAatttagcaaatgtgaattttggttgaatcaagtggcatttttgggacatgtcatttatgctcaaggcattcaagtggattctcagaaggtggcagctgtggagaattgggagtaACCTCAAACCGTCACCGAGGTAcagagttttcttggcctagcaggCTACTATAGACgttcgttaaggatttttcagtgattgTTTTGCCATTCACGAGGTTGACTCGAaatgatgttaagtttgagtggaataataaatgtgagcaaagtttccaacaGTTGAAGTactatctcactcatgcacctgttctagtacttccagatgatagcggtaattatgaggtttatagtgatgcttctttaaatggtttgggttgtgtattgatgcaacatggtagggtgattgcttatgcttcgagacaattgaaacctcatgagaagaattaccctacacatgatttggagttggcggctatcatctttgctttgatgATTTAgggacattatctttatggtgagaaatgtaagatcttcacagatcataagagtcttcagtatctgtttactcagagagatcttaatcttcgacaACAGAGGTGGATTAAGttacttagtgactatgattgcacgattgagtatcatcctggtcgtgcaaatgcagtggcggatgcacttagtaggaagactccagccagacttaatgccatttatgattgtcatgttcctcttctatcaaatttgagatccactggagtggagttaggagtggaagatcgagaagaagccttacttgctaattttcagattaggccaattttaattgattgtgtGCTTGAGGCTTAGATGAATGATGAGGAGACACGTGAtataattcaagcaaggaatcaaGGCAAAAAGAGAGATTTCGGGATTCGAGAAtctgatggtatgcttatgcaggaaagtagaatgtatgtgccgaataatgcagagttaaagaaagaaattttggatgaagcacatatttcagcatatgcgatgcatccaggaggcactaagatgtatcataccattagaccattttattattggctgggtatgaaaagagaaattgccgaGTATGTGAGTAGGTATGCCATTTGTCAACAagttaaagctgaaaggaagaagctgtttggattgatgcagccacttcccgttccacagtggaaatgggaaaatattactatggattttgtgtacaagcttcttcgtacacaaaatggatatgacgacatttgggtggtagttgatcggcttacgaaGTCGGCATatttcattccagtgagggagaagtattcgttaagccgattagctaagttatcTATATCACAaattgtgaagtaccatggtgtgccagttaatattatctctgatcgggatcctagatttacttccaagttctagatagcattccaggaagctcttggtacgagattgcTTTATAGTACGACATATCACCCTCAGACAAATGGACAATCTGAGAGGACGATACAGacattagaagatatgttgagatcttcagtgctgcagtttggagatagttggcatgattgtttggatttgatggagttcgcccacaacaacagttatcattcgagtattggtatggcaccatttgagaCACTTTATGGGAAATCATGTCATACAcctctatgttggtcagaggttggcgaaagagttttagtgggccctgagattgtagatgtgactactcaaaatgttcaagtAATTAAGTATAACTTGAAAGCggcccaagatcgacaaaagagcttagcagatAAGCAGACCACTGATCGAAAGTATAATgaaggtgattgggtatttctgaagctatcaccttggaaaggtgttgtacgatttggaaagaaaggaaagttgagtGCTAGGTACcttggaccatatatgatcatcGAACGAGTCGttgaggttgcttacaggcttgagttgcctccaaaGTTGTGCAAAGTGCacaatgtgtttcatgtttcgatgcttcgacattatgtttcaaaTCCTTCAcgtgtgattcctcctcaacctttggaaattaatccggatttaacgtatgatgaggaaccagtgactcttttagattggaaggataaggaactaaggaataagacagtgcGTTTGGTAAAAgtgttatggagaaatcattcagtggaagaagctacttgggagacaaagGATCGTATGAGAAAGATGTATCCacgcttgttttatgattattagtggatgtatttgttatgtataattttgaggacgaaattttctaaggtggggagattgtcacagcccgttccgaaATTCATTTATCAGTGATGTAAAATGACAGCTTTATCCTTGGACGGGAAAAtggtagtgtgtgtgtgtgacatattgAGACTTAGAGGTTGTTATGTGGTCTTGGATTGGTGACCACGTGgatcacacacacaccacactcactccttctctcttcttcccgtgctctctctcatctcttagattctctctctccttcttcttgtaCGGACAAACACCAAAGACCTCTCAAACCTCAcagatcgaggaagaaaatggtaccattgtgttcgCGAGGACTCTACGAGTtcaaatgtatcaatttcaggTAAGGAAACCTTTAATTTCACGTGGAAACCTTAGCCCCGATTTTGGTCACTATTCATGTGGACGTAAATATGTTGGTTccagggaatttcaagctcatagAGAGCTTTAGAAGGTTCGGGGTGGTTCGTTGGAtaaatttggacgtcgggatagcTAGTTTCAAAGTTGACCAGATTATGAGCTTCCTCAGGTAAATTCTAATGGATTTCAAGGCTTAAAAATggtataacgtgattctacatgttagctttccaatggttcaaatttcatgaaatatggtgcaaaaatgaagaagttaggacGATTTAAATATTTTTCCAGAAATCGACAAAGTCACCGGCAACTGGTCACTCgccagagaagagagagaataatccatcagttttgacggaatatgctgacGCCGTCAGTTAGTTTGGACGGTTACCGTTgggttttaacgaaatattcctaaTGGCAGTTAGGGAATCCGCAATTCCCTGCGCGTGGCGGCGTGTTTTGCCATGCACTCGCTAGCGTGTGGGGGCGCGTAAAGCTTCCAAAAAATTTTCTGAAAAtgtggggatgatcctgaggttgtgtaggtcactgtggtatattcatatacccaatttaagctatgtatgagaagttattagctagttttgtctatgtgctttaaaataacgtttttata is a genomic window of Malus domestica chromosome 09, GDT2T_hap1 containing:
- the LOC103443814 gene encoding AUGMIN subunit 4-like isoform X1: MAKGLQQQQGQNLPSDLTQVIDQLERHCLASDGSLVSKSAYLDLQLAREEMSRERLRYLEAMALYSEASAMVEEYQQAVSVVNLGGIRDVQGLYLQLGWKNPPQLYETLEHRMIVSEAAQRLRLPLISKDGEIHEEEIEKCSTMSRSSLESTSTSVTVSSSSNSTNYNTVTSTAGAANNNLSLSGTDTLEPGVGGVPNCFLGITPAYLWQTQLQQTPLSTDMTEYQLCLSQEIEARLKAKCDKLADSFVMDDIGLSLSLSLSLNCLLCQSVDQRHISILLSFVMDDIDSSSGHQNSSSRLPERVKLIIEDMEREETALREDLYSADRKFAEYYNVLEQILGVLIKLVRDLKLQHQHKYDGLQKTWLCKRCETMSAKLRVLEHVLLLETYTKESIPALHKIRKYLLEATEEASIAYNKAVTRLREYQGVDPHFDTIARQYHDIIKKLENMQWTIHQVEMDLKRLPDHANA
- the LOC103443814 gene encoding AUGMIN subunit 4-like isoform X3 — its product is MAKGLQQQQGQNLPSDLTQVIDQLERHCLASDGSLVSKSAYLDLQLAREEMSRERLRYLEAMALYSEASAMVEEYQQAVSVVNLGGIRDVQGLYLQLGWKNPPQLYETLEHRMIVSEAAQRLRLPLISKDGEIHEEEIEKCSTMSRSSLESTSTSVTVSSSSNSTNYNTVTSTAGAANNNLSLSGTDTLEPGVGGVPNCFLGITPAYLWQTQLQQTPLSTDMTEYQLCLSQEIEARLKAKCDKLADSFVMDDIDSSSGHQNSSSRLPERVKLIIEDMEREETALREDLYSADRKFAEYYNVLEQILGVLIKLVRDLKLQHQHKYDGLQKTWLCKRCETMSAKLRVLEHVLLLETYTKESIPALHKIRKYLLEATEEASIAYNKAVTRLREYQGVDPHFDTIARQYHDIIKKLENMQWTIHQVEMDLKRLPDHANA
- the LOC103443814 gene encoding AUGMIN subunit 4-like isoform X5, with translation MVLSSPNLPTSTSNSQGRKCPGKDCVTWKPWYFCLIFSEASAMVEEYQQAVSVVNLGGIRDVQGLYLQLGWKNPPQLYETLEHRMIVSEAAQRLRLPLISKDGEIHEEEIEKCSTMSRSSLESTSTSVTVSSSSNSTNYNTVTSTAGAANNNLSLSGTDTLEPGVGGVPNCFLGITPAYLWQTQLQQTPLSTDMTEYQLCLSQEIEARLKAKCDKLADSFVMDDIDSSSGHQNSSSRLPERVKLIIEDMEREETALREDLYSADRKFAEYYNVLEQILGVLIKLVRDLKLQHQHKYDGLQKTWLCKRCETMSAKLRVLEHVLLLETYTKESIPALHKIRKYLLEATEEASIAYNKAVTRLREYQGVDPHFDTIARQYHDIIKKLENMQWTIHQVEMDLKRLPDHANA
- the LOC139187815 gene encoding uncharacterized protein; the encoded protein is MKAKRLLSKGCQGYLAHVVLNDDTPSSVEDVRVVRYFPDVFPEDLPGLPPVRDVKFVIDFLPSMNPISLTPYRMAPAKLRELKVPLQELVDKEVGERVLVGPEIVDVTTQNVQVIKYNLKAAQDRQKSLADKQTTDRKYNEGDWVFLKLSPWKGVVRFGKKGKLSARYLGPYMIIERVVEVAYRLELPPKLCKVHNVFHVSMLRHYVSNPSRVIPPQPLEINPDLTYDEEPVTLLDWKDKELRNKTVRLVKVLWRNHSVEEATWETKDRMRKMYPRLFYDY